One stretch of Narcine bancroftii isolate sNarBan1 chromosome 8, sNarBan1.hap1, whole genome shotgun sequence DNA includes these proteins:
- the LOC138740944 gene encoding histone H2B: protein MPDPKTAPKKGAKKAVSKATAKGGKKRKRSRKESYSIYIYKVLKQVHPDTGVSSKAMSIMNSFVNDIFERIAGEASRLAHYNKRSTISSREIQTAVRLLLPGELAKHAVSEGTKAVTKYTSSK from the coding sequence ATGCCAGACCCGAAAACAGCGCCCAAGAAGGGCGCCAAGAAAGCGGTGTCCAAGGCAACTGCCAAAGGAGGTAAGAAGCGTAAGAGGTCGAGGAAGGAGAGTTATTCTATCTACATCTACAAGGTGTTGAAGCAGGTTCACCCCGACACCGGCGTTTCCTCCAAAGCCATGAGCATCATGAACTCATTCGTGAACGATATTTTTGAGCGGATCGCGGGCGAGGCTTCCCGCCTGGCCCATTACAACAAGAGGTCGACCATCAGCTCCAGGGAGATCCAGACGGCCGTGCGCCTGCTGCTGCCCGGGGAGTTGGCCAAGCACGCAGTGTCGGAAGGGACAAAGGCGGTGACCAAGTACACCAGCTCCAAGTAA
- the LOC138740941 gene encoding ferritin heavy chain, oocyte isoform-like isoform X3 has protein sequence MLPILLHPIVQELHQSPHEGWEQAENLMEFQNWKGGHISLADIKKPEQDEWSKGLGTIPRALQVETGVYQSLLDLHQLTTLTHTCVTSWRVTS, from the exons ATGCTGCCGATATTGCTTCATCCCATTGTTCAGGAGTTGCATCAGAGTCCCCATGAGGGATGGGAGCAGGCAGAAAACCTGATGGAATTCCAGAATTGGAAGGGAGGccacatctcactggcagacatcAAG AAGCCAGAGCAGGATGAGTGGAGCAAAGGACTTGGGACAATACCGAGAGCTCTGCAAGTGGAGACGGGTGTGTACCAGAGCCTGCTGGATCTGCACCAACTCACCACACTGACCCACAC CTGTGTGACATCCTGGAGAGTGACATCTTGA
- the LOC138740941 gene encoding soma ferritin-like isoform X1, with translation MLPILLHPIVQELHQSPHEGWEQAENLMEFQNWKGGHISLADIKKPEQDEWSKGLGTIPRALQVETGVYQSLLDLHQLTTLTHTRSTGSHLVQQPHVQHLVKGHLEAPSFSPLQNNYRKKKTTERKDKKKHVLKILYVPLFPSGLHLIKLDVLLCGNCQNVWPGSQPEEN, from the exons ATGCTGCCGATATTGCTTCATCCCATTGTTCAGGAGTTGCATCAGAGTCCCCATGAGGGATGGGAGCAGGCAGAAAACCTGATGGAATTCCAGAATTGGAAGGGAGGccacatctcactggcagacatcAAG AAGCCAGAGCAGGATGAGTGGAGCAAAGGACTTGGGACAATACCGAGAGCTCTGCAAGTGGAGACGGGTGTGTACCAGAGCCTGCTGGATCTGCACCAACTCACCACACTGACCCACAC taggTCAACAGGATCTCATCTTGTTCAAcaacctcatgtgcagcaccttgtcaaaggccatttGGAAG ccccctccttctcccccctccaaAATAACTATAGAAAGAagaaaacaacagaaagaaaGGACAAGAAAAAGCATGTCCTCAAAATATTATATGTTCCACTATTTCCATCAGGTTTACATCTCATTaagcttgacgtcctgctttgcggaaactgccaaaatgtttggcctggaagtcagcctgaagaaaactga
- the LOC138740941 gene encoding ferritin heavy chain, oocyte isoform-like isoform X4, which yields MLPILLHPIVQELHQSPHEGWEQAENLMEFQNWKGGHISLADIKKPEQDEWSKGLGTIPRALQVETGVYQSLLDLHQLTTLTHTLSLL from the exons ATGCTGCCGATATTGCTTCATCCCATTGTTCAGGAGTTGCATCAGAGTCCCCATGAGGGATGGGAGCAGGCAGAAAACCTGATGGAATTCCAGAATTGGAAGGGAGGccacatctcactggcagacatcAAG AAGCCAGAGCAGGATGAGTGGAGCAAAGGACTTGGGACAATACCGAGAGCTCTGCAAGTGGAGACGGGTGTGTACCAGAGCCTGCTGGATCTGCACCAACTCACCACACTGACCCACAC GTTATCCTTGTTATAA
- the LOC138740941 gene encoding ferritin heavy chain-like isoform X2 yields the protein MFRRKKEKPEQDEWSKGLGTIPRALQVETGVYQSLLDLHQLTTLTHTRSTGSHLVQQPHVQHLVKGHLEAPSFSPLQNNYRKKKTTERKDKKKHVLKILYVPLFPSGLHLIKLDVLLCGNCQNVWPGSQPEEN from the exons AAGCCAGAGCAGGATGAGTGGAGCAAAGGACTTGGGACAATACCGAGAGCTCTGCAAGTGGAGACGGGTGTGTACCAGAGCCTGCTGGATCTGCACCAACTCACCACACTGACCCACAC taggTCAACAGGATCTCATCTTGTTCAAcaacctcatgtgcagcaccttgtcaaaggccatttGGAAG ccccctccttctcccccctccaaAATAACTATAGAAAGAagaaaacaacagaaagaaaGGACAAGAAAAAGCATGTCCTCAAAATATTATATGTTCCACTATTTCCATCAGGTTTACATCTCATTaagcttgacgtcctgctttgcggaaactgccaaaatgtttggcctggaagtcagcctgaagaaaactga